The following are encoded together in the Micromonospora lupini genome:
- the ftsH gene encoding ATP-dependent zinc metalloprotease FtsH: MERTRFFRRPVVWIILVILGAVVLSQLFTAGPSYHRVDTSVALDQLHTAQINKVVFQDKEQTLQLDLKNKTKFGETNTDRIEAQFPYQAGDEIWNQVLDAKAANRVTGPADAKVSSDSIWVSLLVNLLPIALLVLLLLFFMSQMQGGGSRVLNFGKSKAKMITKDTPKTTFADVAGAEEAVEELHEIKDFLQNPAKYQALGAKIPKGVLLFGPPGTGKTLLARAVAGEAGVPFYSISGSDFVEMFVGVGASRVRDLFEQAKTNAPAIVFVDEIDAVGRHRGAGMGGGHDEREQTLNQLLVEMDGFDTKGGVILIAATNRPDILDPALLRPGRFDRQIPVDAPDMEGRKAVLRVHAKGKPFAPDVDLDSVARRTPGFSGADLANVINESALLTARKDQRAISNDSLEESIDRVIAGPQRRTRVMSDQEKKITAYHEGGHALVAWALPHAAPVHKVTILSRGRSLGHTLVLPTEDKYTQTRAEMIDTLAYALGGRAAEELVFHEPTTGAGNDIEKATQLARAMITQYGMSSKLGAIKYGTSGDEPFLGRNMGHERDYSDSVAAEIDGEMRALVELAHDEAWEILVEYRDVLDSIVLELMEKETLSTADMARICARVVKRPPLAPYNGFGKRQPSTEPPVLTPAEKDKLKAQAEADGAQASVGGGTPSNNSDGTH, encoded by the coding sequence ATGGAACGTACGCGTTTCTTCCGCCGACCGGTGGTCTGGATCATCCTGGTCATCCTCGGCGCCGTTGTGCTCAGTCAGCTGTTCACCGCTGGTCCCAGCTACCACCGCGTGGACACTTCCGTTGCGCTCGACCAGCTCCACACCGCCCAGATCAACAAGGTCGTGTTCCAGGACAAGGAGCAGACGCTCCAGCTGGACCTGAAGAACAAGACCAAGTTCGGTGAGACCAACACCGACCGGATCGAGGCCCAGTTCCCGTACCAGGCTGGGGACGAGATCTGGAACCAGGTGCTGGACGCCAAGGCGGCCAACCGGGTCACCGGCCCGGCCGACGCCAAGGTCTCGTCGGACAGCATCTGGGTGAGCCTGCTGGTCAACCTGCTGCCGATCGCGCTGCTCGTGCTCCTGCTGCTGTTCTTCATGTCGCAGATGCAGGGCGGCGGCTCCCGCGTGCTCAACTTCGGCAAGTCCAAGGCGAAGATGATCACCAAGGACACTCCGAAGACGACCTTCGCGGACGTCGCGGGTGCCGAGGAGGCCGTCGAGGAACTGCACGAGATCAAGGACTTCCTGCAGAACCCCGCGAAGTACCAGGCCCTGGGCGCCAAGATCCCGAAGGGCGTGCTGCTGTTCGGCCCGCCCGGCACCGGCAAGACCCTGCTGGCCCGCGCGGTCGCCGGCGAGGCCGGGGTGCCCTTCTACTCGATCTCCGGCTCCGACTTCGTGGAGATGTTCGTCGGTGTCGGCGCCAGCCGGGTCCGCGACCTCTTCGAGCAGGCCAAGACGAACGCCCCGGCGATCGTCTTCGTCGACGAGATCGACGCCGTCGGCCGCCACCGCGGCGCGGGCATGGGCGGCGGCCACGACGAGCGCGAGCAGACGCTCAACCAGTTGCTCGTCGAGATGGACGGCTTCGACACCAAGGGCGGGGTCATCCTGATCGCCGCCACCAACCGACCTGACATCCTCGACCCGGCGCTGCTGCGCCCGGGCCGGTTCGACAGGCAGATCCCGGTGGACGCCCCCGACATGGAGGGCCGCAAGGCCGTCCTGCGGGTGCACGCCAAGGGCAAGCCGTTCGCCCCCGACGTCGACCTCGACTCGGTGGCGCGGCGTACCCCGGGCTTCAGTGGTGCCGACCTGGCCAACGTGATCAACGAGTCGGCCCTGCTCACCGCTCGTAAGGACCAGCGGGCGATCTCCAACGACTCGCTCGAAGAGTCGATCGACCGGGTGATCGCCGGTCCGCAGCGACGGACCCGCGTGATGAGCGACCAGGAAAAGAAGATCACCGCGTACCACGAGGGTGGGCACGCGCTTGTCGCCTGGGCGCTGCCGCACGCCGCGCCGGTGCACAAGGTGACGATCCTGTCCCGTGGCCGCTCGCTGGGCCACACCCTGGTGCTGCCGACCGAGGACAAGTACACCCAGACCCGCGCCGAAATGATCGACACCCTGGCGTACGCGCTTGGCGGCCGGGCCGCCGAGGAACTGGTCTTCCACGAGCCGACCACAGGTGCCGGCAACGACATCGAGAAGGCCACCCAGCTGGCCCGCGCGATGATCACCCAGTACGGCATGAGCTCGAAGCTCGGCGCGATCAAGTACGGCACCAGCGGGGACGAGCCGTTCCTCGGCCGCAACATGGGCCACGAGCGGGACTACTCGGACTCGGTCGCCGCCGAGATCGACGGCGAGATGCGGGCACTTGTCGAGCTGGCGCACGACGAGGCCTGGGAGATCCTGGTGGAATACCGGGACGTCCTGGACAGCATCGTGCTCGAGCTGATGGAGAAGGAGACCCTCTCCACGGCCGACATGGCGCGGATCTGCGCGCGGGTGGTCAAGCGCCCGCCGCTTGCTCCGTACAACGGCTTCGGCAAGCGTCAGCCGTCCACCGAGCCGCCAGTGCTCACCCCCGCGGAGAAGGACAAGCTCAAGGCGCAGGCCGAGGCCGACGGTGCGCAGGCGTCCGTCGGAGGCGGCACACCGTCAAACAACTCGGACGGTACGCACTGA
- the hpt gene encoding hypoxanthine phosphoribosyltransferase, whose protein sequence is MADGSWYDADIDHVIISEAQIREKTAELAKQVSADYSHVGDGLLLVCVLKGAVMFMADFARALGRNGPPAELDFMAISSYGQGTTSSGVVRILKDLDRDIAGRHVVVVEDIVDSGLTLSWLLRYLESRSAASVEVVALFRKPDAVKVPVPVKYVGFDIPTEFVVGYGLDFGERYRELPYVGVLKPEVYARS, encoded by the coding sequence ATGGCTGACGGCTCCTGGTACGACGCCGACATCGACCACGTGATCATCTCCGAGGCGCAGATCCGCGAGAAGACGGCGGAGCTGGCCAAGCAGGTCTCCGCCGACTACTCCCACGTGGGCGACGGACTGCTACTGGTCTGCGTGCTCAAGGGCGCGGTGATGTTCATGGCGGACTTCGCCCGGGCGTTGGGCCGCAACGGCCCCCCTGCCGAACTCGACTTCATGGCCATCTCCTCCTACGGCCAGGGCACCACATCCTCCGGCGTGGTCCGCATCCTCAAGGACCTGGACCGGGACATCGCCGGCCGGCACGTCGTGGTCGTCGAGGACATCGTCGACTCCGGGTTGACGCTCTCCTGGCTGCTGCGCTACCTGGAGTCGCGTTCGGCGGCGAGCGTCGAGGTGGTCGCGCTCTTCCGCAAGCCGGACGCGGTGAAGGTGCCGGTCCCGGTCAAGTACGTCGGCTTCGACATCCCCACCGAGTTCGTGGTCGGCTACGGCCTCGACTTCGGCGAGCGGTACCGGGAGCTGCCCTACGTCGGCGTGCTCAAGCCCGAGGTCTACGCCCGCTCCTGA
- a CDS encoding GlxA family transcriptional regulator, which yields MLRSVAVLALDQVAPFELGVLAEVFGTDRTADGFPAYRFDVCSPDGAAVRTSSGFHLTPNADLGPLEEADLVAVPAHSQGTVVPDPVLDALRRADARGAYLFSVCSGAFLLGAAGLLDDRECTTHWRYVDELQRRHPRARVRCNSLYVQDGRLLTSAGTAAGIDACLHLIRQVHGSATATRLARRMVVPPHRDGGQSQYVEAPIPRAPEAPTLEPVLEWLMGHLDRTITVEELATRAGMAPRTFARRFRAETGTTPHDWLTNQRVLLARRLLEETPLSVEAVADQAGFSDAAALRHHFSRRVGATPHSYRSTFRDRAHTA from the coding sequence ATGCTCCGGTCCGTCGCCGTCCTCGCCCTCGACCAGGTCGCTCCCTTCGAGCTCGGTGTGCTGGCCGAGGTGTTCGGCACCGACCGGACGGCCGACGGCTTCCCCGCGTACCGCTTCGACGTGTGCAGCCCCGACGGCGCTGCCGTGCGGACGTCCTCCGGCTTCCACCTCACCCCGAACGCCGACCTCGGCCCGCTGGAGGAGGCCGACCTGGTGGCCGTCCCCGCGCACAGCCAGGGCACCGTCGTCCCCGACCCGGTGCTCGACGCGCTGCGCCGTGCCGACGCGCGCGGCGCGTACCTGTTCAGCGTCTGCTCCGGCGCCTTCCTGCTCGGTGCGGCCGGCCTGCTTGACGACCGGGAGTGCACCACCCACTGGCGCTACGTCGACGAGCTGCAACGCCGGCACCCCCGCGCCCGGGTGCGCTGCAACTCGCTGTACGTCCAGGACGGTCGGCTGCTCACCAGCGCCGGCACGGCGGCCGGCATCGACGCCTGCCTGCACCTGATCCGCCAGGTGCACGGCTCGGCCACCGCGACCCGGCTGGCGCGGCGGATGGTGGTCCCGCCGCACCGCGACGGCGGCCAGTCGCAGTATGTCGAGGCACCCATCCCGCGGGCGCCCGAGGCGCCGACCCTGGAGCCCGTGCTGGAGTGGCTGATGGGGCACCTGGACCGGACGATCACGGTGGAGGAGCTGGCCACCCGCGCCGGCATGGCCCCGCGCACGTTCGCCCGCCGGTTCCGCGCCGAGACCGGCACCACTCCGCACGACTGGCTCACCAACCAGCGGGTGCTGCTCGCCCGACGGCTGCTGGAGGAGACCCCGTTGAGCGTGGAGGCCGTCGCCGACCAGGCCGGCTTCAGCGACGCTGCCGCGCTGCGCCACCACTTCAGCCGCCGGGTCGGCGCCACCCCGCACAGCTACCGGAGCACCTTCCGGGACCGGGCCCACACCGCCTGA
- the tilS gene encoding tRNA lysidine(34) synthetase TilS, which produces MAALAPPVAAIRVAVRRALTGLPSGGPVLVACSGGADSLALAAATVFVATRSGRPAGLVTVDHGLQAGSERRAEAVAGWAREAGFAPVVAVRVRVAGRPGGPEAAAREARYEALSEAARQHEAVAVLTGHTRDDQAETVLLALARGAGPRGLSGMPERRDLDGVPLLRPLLEIAREQTRAACAALGLSPWQDPHNTDPSYARSRVRADLLPALVRALGPGVVGNLARTARLVAADNAALDELAGTALEAARCPDGGLSVRPLADLPPAVRGRVLHSWARELGAPPSALSHRHVVALDALVTGWHGQGPTDLPGGRRVLRRADRLTPVDPPPD; this is translated from the coding sequence ATGGCCGCGCTCGCCCCGCCGGTGGCCGCGATCCGGGTGGCGGTCCGTCGAGCGCTTACCGGCCTGCCGTCCGGCGGTCCGGTGCTGGTCGCCTGCTCCGGTGGGGCCGATTCGCTGGCCCTGGCGGCGGCGACCGTGTTCGTGGCGACCCGGTCGGGTCGGCCCGCCGGTCTGGTGACCGTCGACCACGGCCTGCAGGCCGGCTCGGAACGACGCGCGGAGGCCGTGGCGGGCTGGGCCCGGGAGGCCGGGTTCGCGCCGGTGGTGGCGGTGCGGGTGCGGGTGGCCGGGCGTCCGGGTGGCCCGGAGGCGGCAGCCCGGGAGGCCCGCTACGAGGCGTTGAGCGAGGCGGCTCGGCAGCACGAGGCGGTCGCGGTGCTCACCGGGCACACCCGCGACGACCAGGCGGAGACCGTTCTGCTCGCGCTCGCCCGGGGCGCCGGCCCACGCGGACTGTCCGGAATGCCGGAGCGGCGGGACCTGGACGGGGTGCCGCTGCTGCGTCCGCTGCTGGAGATCGCCCGGGAGCAGACGCGCGCCGCCTGTGCCGCGCTCGGGCTGAGCCCGTGGCAGGACCCGCACAACACCGACCCGTCGTACGCCAGGTCGAGGGTGCGGGCCGACCTGCTGCCGGCGTTGGTGCGGGCACTCGGGCCGGGCGTGGTGGGCAACCTGGCGCGTACCGCCCGACTGGTGGCTGCGGACAACGCCGCCCTCGACGAGTTGGCGGGTACGGCGCTGGAGGCGGCCCGGTGCCCCGACGGAGGGCTCTCCGTTCGGCCGCTGGCCGACCTCCCGCCCGCCGTGCGCGGTCGGGTGCTGCACTCCTGGGCGCGTGAGCTGGGTGCGCCGCCGAGCGCGTTGTCGCACCGGCACGTCGTCGCCCTGGACGCGCTTGTGACGGGCTGGCACGGTCAGGGCCCGACCGACCTGCCGGGCGGTCGCCGGGTGCTCCGCCGTGCCGACCGGCTGACACCTGTCGACCCCCCGCCCGACTGA
- a CDS encoding zinc-dependent metalloprotease → MAQFVDWDLAAATAGALSKSGPRVSYSEATDVVGDLRRLTEEAAGHVADYTGLRAQVAHPPVRVVDRRDWAATNIAGLREVITPLVSRLSGDKQPGALTEAIGSRLTGVQAGTVLAYLSGRVLGQYEVFSADPGQLLLVAPNIVEVERKLGADPRDFRLWVCLHEVTHRTQFTAVPWMRAYFLGEVQAFVDASSSGSEHLVERLRRGVATLSEAIRDPESRTSVLDIVQTPAQRAVLDRLTALMTLLEGHAEFVMDGVGPQVIPSVERIRASFNRRREAGNPLEKAIRRLLGVDVKMRQYAEGRKFVHGVVERVGMDGFNSIFNSPLTLPRLSELGDPDAWVARVHGPAGTVPAAG, encoded by the coding sequence ATGGCGCAGTTCGTGGACTGGGATCTGGCCGCCGCCACCGCGGGGGCGTTGAGCAAGTCGGGCCCCCGGGTGTCGTACTCCGAGGCCACCGACGTCGTCGGCGACCTGCGTCGGCTGACCGAGGAGGCGGCCGGGCACGTGGCCGACTACACGGGGCTGCGGGCGCAGGTGGCACACCCGCCGGTGCGGGTCGTCGACCGCCGGGACTGGGCGGCCACCAACATCGCCGGGCTCCGCGAGGTGATCACTCCGCTGGTCAGTCGGCTGTCCGGCGACAAGCAGCCCGGCGCGCTCACCGAGGCGATCGGGTCCCGGCTGACCGGGGTGCAGGCCGGCACCGTGCTTGCCTACCTCTCCGGCCGGGTGCTCGGCCAGTACGAGGTCTTCTCCGCCGACCCGGGCCAACTGCTGCTGGTGGCGCCGAACATCGTCGAGGTGGAGCGCAAGCTCGGCGCCGACCCCCGGGACTTCCGGCTGTGGGTCTGTCTGCACGAGGTCACCCACCGGACCCAGTTCACCGCCGTGCCGTGGATGCGGGCCTACTTCCTCGGCGAGGTGCAGGCGTTCGTCGACGCCTCGTCCAGTGGCAGCGAACACCTCGTGGAGCGGCTGCGGCGCGGGGTGGCGACGCTTTCCGAGGCGATCCGCGACCCGGAGAGCCGCACGAGCGTGCTGGACATCGTGCAGACTCCGGCGCAGCGCGCCGTCCTCGACCGGCTCACCGCGCTGATGACCCTGCTGGAGGGGCACGCCGAGTTCGTGATGGACGGTGTCGGCCCGCAGGTGATCCCGAGCGTGGAGCGCATTCGGGCGTCGTTCAACAGGCGACGCGAGGCGGGTAACCCGTTGGAGAAGGCGATCCGCAGGCTGCTCGGGGTGGACGTCAAGATGCGCCAGTACGCCGAGGGCCGCAAGTTCGTGCACGGCGTCGTCGAGCGGGTCGGGATGGACGGCTTCAACTCGATCTTCAACTCGCCGCTCACCCTGCCCCGGCTGTCGGAGTTGGGCGACCCGGACGCCTGGGTGGCGCGGGTGCACGGCCCGGCCGGCACCGTACCGGCCGCTGGCTGA
- the dacB gene encoding D-alanyl-D-alanine carboxypeptidase/D-alanyl-D-alanine endopeptidase codes for MPASADAEPPPVPRRRGRLVAVLAVVVLLVLTGVGVVVTRPGPVAGWLGEDAVSTPTAADPAPEPDPVDVLDGPDPNAPLPAPDGVRAALDPLVGVPALGDRVNVSVADVTTGQTLFAKGADDGTVPASVTKLATAVTVLAARGQGYRIPTRAVAGTKPGEVVIVGGGDPTLAVDKKGYYPGAARLDDLAAQVRTALGGTTPTSVTVDGTIYSGPVYGPGWDDDIPTGGYGGAVTALMTDGARKNPRAEAGGAERVAEPDLAAGRSFARLLGVPASTVKRGTAPALATAAGGTPPPGTELGAVQSPPMIRLVDIMISESDNLLAEALARQVALARSQKASFDGAAAAMDAEVAELGLPADEITLSDGSGLSRNNRISPSLLTDLIRLAASPDHPELAGVFGGLPVGGWSGTLGERYRGAPGTAAGAGAVRAKTGTLTGVHAIAGLVTTADGRLLTFAVLTDKVPGGTDTAQPALDRIAAALAGCGCR; via the coding sequence CTGCCGGCGTCGGCCGACGCCGAACCGCCGCCGGTGCCGCGCCGCCGGGGACGGCTGGTGGCCGTGCTGGCCGTGGTGGTGCTGCTGGTGCTGACCGGTGTCGGCGTGGTGGTGACCCGACCCGGCCCGGTCGCCGGCTGGTTGGGCGAGGACGCGGTGTCGACGCCGACCGCCGCCGACCCCGCGCCGGAACCCGACCCGGTGGACGTGCTGGACGGGCCCGACCCGAACGCCCCGCTGCCCGCGCCCGACGGCGTACGGGCCGCGCTGGACCCGTTGGTCGGCGTGCCCGCCCTGGGCGACCGCGTGAACGTCTCGGTGGCCGACGTGACCACCGGGCAGACCCTGTTCGCCAAGGGGGCGGACGACGGGACGGTGCCCGCCTCCGTCACCAAGCTGGCGACCGCGGTGACAGTGCTGGCCGCCCGTGGACAGGGGTATCGGATCCCCACCCGGGCGGTGGCCGGCACCAAGCCCGGCGAGGTGGTGATCGTCGGCGGCGGCGACCCCACGCTCGCGGTGGACAAGAAGGGCTACTACCCCGGGGCGGCACGCCTGGACGACCTGGCCGCGCAGGTGCGCACCGCGCTCGGCGGCACGACCCCGACCAGCGTCACCGTCGACGGGACGATCTACTCCGGCCCGGTGTACGGCCCCGGCTGGGACGACGACATCCCGACCGGCGGGTACGGCGGCGCGGTGACCGCGCTGATGACCGACGGCGCGCGGAAGAACCCGAGGGCCGAAGCCGGCGGCGCCGAGCGGGTCGCCGAGCCGGACCTCGCCGCCGGCCGGTCGTTCGCCCGGCTGCTCGGCGTACCGGCCAGCACCGTCAAGCGGGGCACGGCGCCGGCCCTGGCGACAGCCGCCGGCGGCACCCCGCCTCCCGGCACCGAGCTGGGCGCGGTGCAGTCGCCGCCGATGATCCGGTTGGTCGACATCATGATCAGCGAGAGTGACAACCTGCTGGCCGAGGCGTTGGCCCGCCAGGTGGCGCTGGCGCGTAGCCAGAAGGCCTCGTTCGACGGCGCCGCCGCCGCGATGGACGCCGAGGTGGCGGAGCTGGGCCTGCCCGCCGACGAGATCACCCTCTCCGACGGCAGCGGGCTGTCGCGCAACAACCGGATCAGCCCGTCCCTGCTCACCGACCTGATCCGGCTGGCCGCAAGCCCGGACCACCCGGAGCTGGCCGGCGTCTTCGGCGGCCTGCCCGTGGGCGGCTGGTCCGGCACGCTCGGCGAGCGTTACCGAGGCGCCCCGGGCACCGCCGCGGGGGCGGGCGCGGTCCGCGCCAAGACCGGCACGCTGACCGGGGTGCACGCCATCGCGGGCCTGGTCACCACGGCCGACGGCCGTCTGCTCACGTTCGCGGTGCTCACCGACAAGGTGCCCGGTGGGACGGACACCGCCCAACCGGCGCTGGACCGCATCGCCGCCGCGCTGGCCGGCTGCGGGTGCCGCTGA
- a CDS encoding inorganic diphosphatase, translating into MDFDVTVEIPKGHRNKYEVDHKTGRIRLDRTLFTSTQYPADYGFIEETLGEDGDPLDALVLVPEPTFPGCLIRCRTIGMFRMTDEKGGDDKVLCVPYEDPRQEHLRDIHHLGEFDRLEIQHFFEVYKDLEPGKSVEGATWVGRTEAEAEIRASYQRARDAEARGESTH; encoded by the coding sequence ATGGATTTCGACGTGACGGTTGAGATCCCCAAGGGTCACCGGAACAAGTACGAGGTGGACCACAAGACCGGCCGGATCCGGCTGGACCGCACCCTGTTCACGTCCACCCAGTACCCGGCCGACTACGGGTTCATCGAGGAGACGCTGGGCGAGGACGGCGACCCGCTGGACGCGCTGGTGCTCGTCCCCGAACCGACCTTCCCGGGCTGCCTCATCCGCTGCCGGACCATCGGCATGTTCCGGATGACCGACGAGAAGGGCGGCGACGACAAGGTCCTCTGCGTGCCCTACGAGGACCCCCGCCAGGAGCACCTGCGCGACATCCACCACCTGGGCGAGTTCGACCGCCTGGAGATCCAGCACTTCTTCGAGGTGTACAAGGACCTGGAGCCCGGCAAGTCGGTCGAGGGCGCGACCTGGGTCGGCCGCACCGAGGCCGAGGCCGAGATCCGGGCCTCCTACCAGCGGGCCCGCGACGCCGAGGCGCGCGGCGAGTCCACCCACTGA
- the eccD gene encoding type VII secretion integral membrane protein EccD, giving the protein MTTGLARVTISAPQRRVDVALPEQVPLAELLPDVLRHAGEGLADDGERHGGWVLRRTDGALLATAQALLPQGVRDGEVLHLVPARAHWPELEYDDVVEAIADGARRRGGAWSPAATRVAGLAGAAVPLAVGLLALLASGPTLRSAWVAAAVVALLLTVAGAVASRAHGDGVAGATLGGYALPYAFVAGALAIGSGDPVGPLGPVRWVGAPELLTGSVALLLVALVGLLGVASRLRVFVAGVTVGLLGAGAALGALLLTPAGTAAVLLSALVFALGAIPLLAIRLGKLPLPPITLPATASGAEPERPRDLPDRGRVHAAVTRTEEVLTGMLLGHAVLAVGAAVVLGVAGGTAGPVLVAVVSAVLLLRSRLFVALRHRVPTVLAGLAGYAVLGAVLVARADDTGRLALALGGAALGLVTVAAGTGYAQRAVSPYLGRVADLTDTALVVAVVPVACAVLDLYDRARGLLG; this is encoded by the coding sequence ATGACAACCGGCCTGGCTCGCGTCACCATCAGCGCGCCGCAACGGCGGGTCGACGTCGCACTGCCGGAGCAGGTGCCCCTGGCCGAGCTGCTGCCCGACGTGCTCCGACACGCGGGCGAGGGCCTGGCCGACGACGGCGAGCGGCACGGCGGCTGGGTGCTGCGTCGTACCGACGGGGCGCTGCTGGCGACGGCGCAGGCGCTGCTGCCGCAGGGGGTCCGCGACGGTGAGGTGCTGCACCTGGTGCCGGCCCGCGCCCACTGGCCCGAGTTGGAGTACGACGACGTGGTGGAGGCGATCGCCGACGGCGCCCGCCGACGGGGTGGCGCCTGGTCACCCGCCGCCACCCGGGTCGCCGGTCTGGCCGGTGCCGCCGTCCCGCTCGCCGTCGGGTTGCTCGCCCTGCTCGCCAGCGGTCCGACGCTGCGCAGTGCCTGGGTCGCGGCGGCGGTGGTGGCGCTCCTGCTCACCGTGGCGGGCGCGGTCGCCTCCCGCGCCCACGGCGACGGCGTCGCCGGGGCGACCCTCGGCGGCTACGCCCTGCCGTACGCCTTCGTGGCCGGCGCCCTGGCGATCGGCTCCGGTGATCCGGTCGGCCCGCTCGGGCCGGTGCGCTGGGTCGGCGCGCCCGAACTGCTGACCGGCTCGGTGGCGTTGCTGCTTGTGGCGCTCGTCGGTCTGCTCGGGGTGGCCAGCCGACTGCGGGTCTTCGTGGCCGGCGTCACTGTCGGTCTGCTCGGTGCCGGCGCGGCGCTCGGCGCGCTGCTGCTGACCCCGGCGGGCACGGCGGCGGTGCTGCTCAGCGCGCTGGTCTTCGCTCTCGGGGCGATCCCGCTGCTGGCCATCCGGTTGGGCAAGCTTCCGCTGCCGCCGATCACCCTGCCGGCCACCGCGTCCGGCGCCGAGCCGGAGCGCCCCCGGGACCTGCCGGACCGGGGTCGGGTGCACGCGGCCGTCACCCGCACCGAGGAGGTGCTGACCGGGATGCTGCTCGGGCACGCCGTGCTGGCGGTGGGCGCGGCGGTGGTCCTCGGGGTGGCCGGTGGGACTGCCGGCCCGGTGCTGGTGGCGGTGGTCTCGGCCGTGCTGCTGCTGCGGTCGCGGCTGTTCGTGGCACTGCGGCACCGGGTGCCGACGGTGCTCGCCGGGCTGGCCGGCTACGCGGTGCTTGGTGCGGTGCTGGTGGCCCGGGCCGACGACACCGGCCGGCTGGCGCTGGCCCTCGGCGGGGCGGCGCTGGGTCTGGTGACCGTGGCCGCCGGCACCGGGTACGCCCAGCGAGCGGTGTCGCCGTACCTCGGCAGGGTCGCGGACCTCACCGACACGGCCCTGGTGGTCGCCGTGGTGCCTGTCGCCTGCGCGGTGCTCGACCTGTACGACAGGGCCCGGGGGCTGCTCGGTTGA